A single genomic interval of Rhodopseudomonas palustris harbors:
- a CDS encoding EF-hand domain-containing protein encodes MLPAIGALGALSGLLNTLSSTSKSSSQTTSFTNPFASSSSSTSTSSFPTLSTSGTGSFPSSGLSQETMQALLDAQSQQSTSSSNSTASKTRDSALKDLFKQIDADGDGSITKSEFENALGAGGTNVANADKVFGKMDANNDGKVSMDEMSSALKSGRRHHAHGGGGANGGNGGGGSSDPLLQALSGSSSTSVTNSDGSVTTSVTYSDGSKVTMTSAATGSSSSSATSSYNFVEQLIQRQASQIQAASAKSLSVSA; translated from the coding sequence ATGCTGCCTGCCATTGGCGCGCTGGGCGCGCTGTCCGGACTGCTCAATACGCTGAGCTCGACGTCGAAATCGTCGTCGCAGACCACCAGCTTCACCAACCCGTTCGCCAGCTCGAGCAGCAGCACGAGCACGTCGTCGTTCCCGACCCTGTCGACCAGCGGCACCGGCTCGTTTCCGTCGAGCGGGCTGTCGCAGGAGACCATGCAGGCGCTGCTCGATGCGCAAAGCCAGCAGTCGACCTCCAGCTCCAACTCGACCGCCTCAAAGACGCGCGACTCCGCGCTGAAGGATCTGTTCAAGCAGATCGACGCCGACGGCGACGGCTCGATCACCAAGAGCGAATTCGAGAACGCGCTCGGCGCCGGCGGCACCAATGTCGCCAATGCCGACAAGGTGTTCGGCAAGATGGACGCCAACAACGACGGCAAGGTCAGCATGGACGAGATGTCCTCGGCGCTGAAGAGCGGCCGTCGGCATCATGCGCATGGCGGTGGTGGAGCGAACGGTGGCAACGGCGGTGGCGGCAGCAGCGATCCGCTACTGCAGGCGCTGTCCGGCTCGTCCTCGACCAGCGTCACCAATTCCGATGGCAGCGTGACCACCTCCGTCACCTACTCGGACGGCAGCAAGGTGACGATGACCTCGGCGGCGACCGGCTCGTCGTCGAGCAGCGCCACCTCGTCGTACAATTTCGTCGAGCAGCTGATCCAGCGCCAGGCGTCGCAGATCCAGGCGGCCTCGGCCAAGTCGCTGTCGGTCAGCGCCTGA
- a CDS encoding IS481 family transposase, giving the protein MTSKDKIARRKLSLLELATDLQNVSRACKVMGYSRQQFYEIRRNFQTFGAEGLIDRLPGARGPHPNRVSAEIEAAVLDHALVHPCHGAVRVEQELRLKGLQVSAGGIRGVWQRHGLLTKHERLLRLEKTTAERTIELSDEQTRLLERFSPEFRERHIEAPHTGSLVAVDTFFVGTLKGVGKVYLQTAIDCHSRYAFARLYSSKLPVTAVHLMNNDVLPTFEAHDAKIETVLSDNGREFCGRPDQHPYELFLQLEDIDHRTTRVKRPQSNGIVERLHRTLLDEHFRVEGRRTWFETIDEMQTVLDDYLVGYNQRRPHQGRGMNGRTPATAFVEGLPTSQQRKEGKKAGKQATKVAA; this is encoded by the coding sequence ATGACCTCCAAGGACAAGATAGCACGGCGCAAGCTCTCGTTGCTGGAGCTGGCCACGGATCTTCAGAACGTCAGCCGCGCCTGCAAGGTGATGGGTTATTCCCGGCAGCAGTTCTACGAGATCCGCCGCAACTTCCAGACCTTCGGCGCCGAAGGCCTGATCGACCGGCTGCCCGGCGCCAGGGGGCCGCATCCCAACCGCGTCTCGGCCGAGATCGAGGCAGCCGTGCTCGACCACGCCCTGGTGCACCCGTGCCACGGCGCGGTGCGTGTCGAGCAGGAGCTGCGGCTGAAAGGCCTGCAGGTCTCCGCCGGCGGCATCCGCGGGGTGTGGCAGCGCCATGGCCTGCTGACCAAGCACGAGCGGCTGCTGCGGCTGGAGAAGACCACCGCCGAGCGCACCATCGAGCTCTCGGACGAACAGACAAGGCTGCTCGAACGGTTCTCGCCCGAGTTCCGGGAGCGCCACATCGAGGCCCCGCACACCGGCAGCCTCGTCGCCGTCGACACTTTCTTCGTCGGCACGCTCAAGGGTGTCGGCAAGGTCTATCTGCAGACCGCGATCGACTGCCATAGCCGCTACGCCTTCGCCCGGCTCTACTCCAGCAAGCTGCCGGTCACCGCCGTGCATTTGATGAACAACGACGTGCTGCCGACCTTCGAGGCGCACGACGCCAAAATCGAGACCGTGCTGTCCGACAACGGCCGGGAGTTCTGCGGCCGGCCCGACCAGCATCCCTACGAGCTGTTCCTGCAGCTCGAGGACATCGACCACCGCACCACACGGGTGAAGCGGCCGCAGTCCAACGGCATCGTCGAGCGGCTGCACCGCACCCTGCTCGACGAGCACTTCCGGGTCGAGGGTCGCCGCACCTGGTTCGAAACCATCGACGAGATGCAGACCGTTCTCGACGACTACCTGGTCGGCTACAATCAGCGCCGGCCGCACCAGGGCCGCGGCATGAACGGCCGCACACCGGCCACCGCCTTCGTCGAAGGGCTGCCCACGTCACAGCAAAGGAAGGAGGGAAAGAAAGCCGGAAAACAAGCCACCAAAGTAGCCGCCTGA
- the purS gene encoding phosphoribosylformylglycinamidine synthase subunit PurS, whose translation MKARVTVTLKNGILDPQGKAIEGALKSLGVAGIASVRQGKVFDIELDGAADKAKAEAALKDAADKLLANTVIENYRVEVLG comes from the coding sequence ATGAAGGCACGGGTAACTGTTACCTTGAAGAACGGGATCCTGGATCCGCAGGGCAAGGCGATCGAGGGCGCGCTGAAGTCGCTCGGCGTCGCCGGCATCGCCAGCGTGCGCCAGGGCAAGGTGTTCGACATCGAGCTCGACGGCGCCGCCGACAAGGCCAAGGCCGAAGCCGCCCTCAAGGACGCCGCCGACAAGCTGCTGGCCAACACCGTGATCGAGAATTATCGCGTCGAGGTGCTGGGCTAA
- the purC gene encoding phosphoribosylaminoimidazolesuccinocarboxamide synthase — MSRRRRIYEGKAKVLYEGPEPGTLIQHFKDDATAFNAKKHQVIEGKGVLNNRISEYLFQHLNDIGVPTHFIRRLNMREQLIREVEIVPLEVVVRNVAAGSLSQRLGIEEGTQLPRSIIEFYYKNDQLNDPMVSEEHITAFGWATPQEIDDIMALAIRVNDFLTGLFLGIGIRLVDFKMECGRLFESEMMRIIVADEISPDSCRLWDIKSNEKLDKDRFRRDLGGLLEAYTEVAKRLGILMENERPIGSGPVLVKG, encoded by the coding sequence ATGAGCCGGCGACGTCGCATTTACGAAGGCAAGGCCAAGGTGCTGTATGAAGGTCCGGAACCCGGAACGCTGATTCAGCACTTCAAGGACGACGCCACCGCGTTCAATGCCAAGAAGCACCAGGTGATCGAGGGCAAGGGCGTCCTCAACAACCGGATCTCCGAGTACCTGTTTCAGCACCTCAACGACATCGGGGTGCCGACCCATTTCATCCGCCGCCTCAACATGCGCGAGCAGCTGATCCGCGAAGTCGAGATCGTGCCGCTCGAGGTGGTGGTGCGCAACGTCGCCGCGGGTTCGCTGTCGCAGCGGCTCGGGATCGAGGAGGGCACGCAACTGCCGCGCTCGATCATCGAGTTCTACTACAAGAACGACCAGCTCAACGACCCGATGGTCTCGGAAGAGCACATCACCGCGTTCGGCTGGGCGACGCCGCAGGAGATCGACGACATCATGGCGCTGGCGATCCGCGTCAATGATTTCCTCACCGGTCTCTTCCTCGGCATCGGCATCCGCCTGGTCGACTTCAAGATGGAGTGCGGCCGGCTGTTCGAAAGCGAGATGATGCGCATCATCGTCGCCGACGAAATCTCGCCGGACAGCTGCCGGCTGTGGGACATCAAGTCGAACGAGAAGCTCGACAAGGACCGCTTCCGCCGCGATCTCGGTGGCCTGCTGGAGGCCTACACCGAAGTCGCCAAGCGCCTCGGCATCCTGATGGAAAACGAGCGTCCGATCGGCTCCGGCCCGGTGCTGGTGAAGGGCTGA
- the rpe gene encoding ribulose-phosphate 3-epimerase translates to MSSFALRPLAIAPSILASDFSKLGEEVRAVDTAGCDWIHLDVMDGHFVPNISYGPDVIKAMRPHTKKVFDAHLMIAPCDPYLEAFAKAGCDIITVHAEAGPHLHRSLQAIRALGKKAGVSLNPGTHPSAIEYVLDDIDLVLVMSVNPGFGGQAFIPSAVQKIKQIRAMVAGRPIDIEVDGGVSDKVAGELAAAGANAFVAGSAVFKGGTVEAYKANIAGIRNAAAAARGEVV, encoded by the coding sequence ATGTCCTCCTTCGCGCTCCGTCCGCTCGCCATTGCGCCCTCGATCCTCGCCTCGGATTTTTCCAAGCTCGGCGAAGAGGTCCGCGCGGTCGATACCGCCGGCTGCGATTGGATCCATCTCGACGTGATGGACGGCCATTTCGTGCCGAACATTTCCTACGGCCCGGACGTGATCAAGGCGATGCGGCCGCACACCAAGAAGGTGTTCGACGCCCATCTGATGATCGCGCCGTGCGATCCGTATCTGGAGGCCTTCGCCAAGGCCGGCTGCGACATCATCACCGTGCACGCCGAAGCCGGCCCGCATCTGCACCGCTCGCTGCAGGCAATCCGCGCGCTCGGCAAGAAGGCCGGCGTCTCGCTCAATCCCGGCACGCACCCGAGCGCGATCGAATACGTGCTCGACGACATCGACCTGGTGCTGGTGATGTCGGTGAACCCCGGCTTCGGCGGCCAGGCGTTCATCCCGAGCGCGGTTCAGAAGATCAAGCAGATCCGCGCCATGGTGGCCGGCCGCCCGATCGACATCGAAGTCGACGGCGGCGTCTCCGACAAGGTCGCCGGCGAACTCGCCGCAGCGGGTGCGAACGCATTCGTGGCCGGCAGCGCGGTGTTCAAGGGCGGCACGGTGGAGGCGTACAAGGCCAACATCGCCGGGATCAGGAACGCGGCGGCGGCGGCGAGAGGCGAAGTGGTTTAG
- a CDS encoding esterase/lipase family protein: MANTFTLARVSARTGIADAIYVHGLCGHLETTWTSTQSRDPLGGFWPKWICEDVPTLNVYTLGYPTDILESWAKKEMSLYERSKSILHYLASYNFGERQIAFVTHSLGGLLIKQVIRTGLESSNPAWKKIAESIRLVIFLATPHSGSGTASALSYFLPRLSSKYIKLLRSGSDELDQLRTNYQRTANSLGIVTASYYETHRTKNFGIIVDRLSADPGTADSETIPVDADHIGICKPLDRNQPVYLGISKLLREFTIAEHASTNEIAAPSKVRAERLYFSIFDQPTTNDFYFVLPFDGATAFSIPLVFCIHSSSPKSIKNVFMTLEMLNFFYQAQVGRTFDRLAEAREIRMVTDRGDKEGIARVSYKIPSLPPHTQFTIRDYIFAKRSTVYSGTHPVTFKDGVSARLETAMTFSIPVTITLDGEDIVPFSTTLKFHFREGDITDFRNVKRRENELLGQTKEKTPRVATFIGFNDFIEHTGEVGSRIREADIDSVVMKIARITPRGIEEIN; this comes from the coding sequence ATGGCCAACACGTTCACTCTTGCGAGAGTATCAGCCCGCACTGGAATCGCTGATGCCATCTACGTTCATGGACTCTGCGGGCACCTCGAAACCACTTGGACCTCCACACAATCAAGAGATCCCCTAGGAGGGTTCTGGCCGAAGTGGATTTGCGAAGATGTCCCCACGCTGAATGTCTACACTCTCGGATATCCGACTGACATTCTTGAAAGCTGGGCTAAAAAGGAAATGTCGTTGTATGAGCGCTCCAAGTCAATTCTCCACTACCTAGCCTCTTACAACTTTGGCGAGAGACAAATCGCATTCGTTACCCACAGCCTAGGGGGCCTTCTTATAAAACAAGTCATTAGAACTGGACTTGAGTCTTCCAATCCCGCCTGGAAAAAAATTGCGGAAAGCATCCGGCTAGTCATTTTCTTGGCAACGCCTCATTCCGGCTCCGGCACCGCTTCAGCGCTGAGCTATTTTCTGCCGCGACTCAGCTCCAAGTATATCAAACTACTCCGATCGGGCAGCGATGAACTAGACCAGCTTCGAACGAACTATCAGCGAACGGCCAATAGCCTTGGGATAGTAACCGCCTCTTATTATGAAACGCACAGAACGAAAAACTTTGGGATCATTGTCGACAGACTCTCTGCGGACCCCGGCACAGCAGACTCCGAAACCATTCCAGTGGATGCAGATCACATCGGCATCTGCAAGCCATTAGACCGCAATCAACCAGTTTACCTAGGAATCAGCAAACTACTAAGAGAGTTCACAATCGCGGAACACGCCTCCACGAATGAAATAGCCGCACCATCAAAAGTCAGAGCGGAACGGCTCTATTTCAGTATCTTTGATCAACCAACGACCAACGATTTCTATTTTGTTCTTCCATTTGATGGAGCAACAGCTTTTTCCATACCCTTAGTTTTCTGCATCCACAGCTCGTCACCAAAAAGCATTAAGAACGTCTTCATGACTCTTGAGATGCTGAATTTCTTCTACCAGGCTCAAGTGGGACGCACTTTCGACCGACTTGCCGAGGCGCGCGAGATTCGGATGGTAACGGACCGTGGGGACAAGGAAGGAATTGCAAGGGTCAGTTACAAGATACCCAGCCTTCCACCGCACACCCAATTCACGATTAGAGATTATATATTCGCAAAACGCTCGACAGTATATTCAGGAACACACCCTGTCACATTCAAGGACGGCGTCTCCGCGAGACTTGAGACCGCTATGACATTTTCGATACCTGTAACTATTACTCTTGATGGCGAGGACATCGTGCCTTTTTCCACAACTCTCAAGTTCCATTTTCGAGAAGGCGATATCACAGATTTTCGAAACGTTAAGCGACGCGAAAATGAACTGCTGGGGCAAACGAAAGAGAAGACTCCTAGAGTTGCTACATTTATCGGCTTCAATGATTTTATCGAACATACTGGCGAAGTCGGATCGAGAATTAGGGAGGCGGACATCGATTCGGTGGTGATGAAAATCGCGCGGATAACCCCAAGGGGCATCGAAGAGATAAATTGA
- the purQ gene encoding phosphoribosylformylglycinamidine synthase subunit PurQ yields the protein MKSAVLVFPGINRERDMARALKLVSGNDAAMVWHAETELPKGTDLVVVPGGFSYGDYLRCGAIAARAPVMDAVRKFAADGGLVLGVCNGFQILCESGLLPGVLMRNARLKFICRDVHLRVERNDTPFTQGYKAGQVIKVPVAHGEGNYEADEDTVKRLEGDGRVLYRYCSPEGEVGESHNINGAAASIAGIVSERGNVLGMMPHPENHVEDIMGCTDGRGLFAGLAQHLAKAA from the coding sequence ATGAAATCCGCCGTCCTCGTCTTCCCCGGCATCAATCGCGAGCGCGACATGGCGCGCGCGCTGAAACTCGTCTCCGGCAACGATGCCGCCATGGTGTGGCACGCCGAAACCGAGCTGCCGAAGGGCACCGACCTCGTCGTCGTTCCCGGCGGCTTCTCCTATGGCGATTACTTGCGCTGCGGCGCGATCGCGGCGCGGGCGCCGGTGATGGACGCGGTGCGCAAGTTCGCCGCCGATGGCGGCCTGGTGCTCGGCGTCTGCAACGGTTTCCAGATCCTGTGCGAGTCCGGCCTGCTGCCGGGCGTCCTGATGCGCAACGCGCGGCTGAAATTCATCTGCCGCGACGTGCATCTGCGCGTCGAGCGCAACGACACTCCGTTCACCCAGGGTTACAAGGCCGGGCAGGTGATCAAGGTGCCGGTGGCGCACGGCGAAGGCAACTACGAAGCCGACGAAGACACCGTGAAGCGGCTCGAAGGCGACGGGCGGGTGCTGTATCGCTACTGCTCGCCGGAAGGTGAAGTCGGCGAGAGCCACAACATCAACGGCGCCGCCGCCTCGATCGCCGGCATCGTCTCCGAGCGCGGCAACGTGCTCGGCATGATGCCGCACCCGGAAAACCACGTCGAAGACATCATGGGCTGCACCGACGGCCGCGGCCTGTTCGCCGGCCTCGCCCAGCACCTCGCCAAGGCGGCCTGA
- the purB gene encoding adenylosuccinate lyase: protein MIPRYTRPEMAAIWEPLTRFKIWFEIEAHASDAQAALGVIPKEAAEAIWKGGKDAAFDVARIDEIEREVKHDVIAFLTHLAEFVGPMSRFVHQGMTSSDVLDTCFNVQLTRAADILLADLDRVLAALKARAFEHRMTPSIGRSHGIHAEPVTFGLKMAYAYAEFSRARDRLVAARKEVATCAISGSVGTFAHIDPRVEEHVAKAMGLAVEPVSTQVIPRDRHAMFFAVLGVIASSMERLATEIRHLQRTEVLEAEEYFSEGQKGSSSMPHKRNPVLTENLTGLARMVRAYVMPAMENVVLWHERDISHSSAERMLAPDATVTLDFALNRLAGVIEKLVVYPENMTKNLDRLGGLVHSQRLLTALTQKGCSREESYKLVQRNAMPVWRGEGDFLSLLKKDPDVRKYMTDDEIEEQFDLGYHHKHVDTIFKRVFGES from the coding sequence ATGATCCCGCGTTATACCCGTCCGGAAATGGCTGCCATTTGGGAGCCGCTGACCCGCTTCAAGATCTGGTTCGAGATCGAGGCCCACGCCTCCGACGCGCAGGCTGCGCTCGGGGTGATCCCGAAGGAGGCCGCCGAGGCGATCTGGAAGGGCGGCAAGGACGCCGCGTTCGACGTGGCGCGGATCGACGAGATCGAGCGCGAGGTCAAGCACGACGTCATCGCCTTCCTGACCCATCTGGCCGAGTTCGTCGGGCCGATGTCGCGGTTCGTGCACCAGGGCATGACCTCGTCGGACGTGCTCGACACCTGCTTCAACGTCCAGCTCACCCGCGCCGCCGACATCCTGCTGGCCGACCTCGACCGCGTGCTGGCGGCACTGAAGGCCCGCGCCTTCGAACACCGGATGACGCCGTCGATCGGCCGCTCACACGGCATCCACGCCGAGCCGGTGACGTTCGGCCTGAAGATGGCCTACGCCTATGCCGAATTCAGCCGCGCCCGCGACCGCCTGGTGGCGGCCCGTAAGGAAGTCGCGACCTGCGCGATCTCCGGCTCGGTCGGCACCTTCGCCCACATCGATCCGCGGGTCGAAGAGCACGTCGCCAAGGCGATGGGCCTCGCGGTCGAGCCGGTCTCGACGCAGGTCATCCCGCGCGACCGCCACGCGATGTTCTTCGCCGTGCTCGGCGTGATCGCCTCGTCGATGGAGCGGCTCGCCACCGAGATCCGCCATCTGCAGCGCACCGAAGTGCTCGAGGCCGAGGAGTATTTCTCCGAGGGCCAGAAGGGTTCCTCGTCGATGCCGCACAAGCGCAACCCGGTGCTGACCGAGAACCTCACCGGCCTCGCCCGCATGGTCCGCGCCTATGTGATGCCGGCGATGGAGAACGTGGTGCTGTGGCACGAGCGCGATATCTCGCACTCGTCGGCCGAGCGGATGCTGGCGCCCGACGCCACCGTGACGCTGGACTTCGCGCTCAACCGCCTCGCCGGCGTGATCGAGAAGCTGGTGGTGTATCCGGAGAACATGACCAAGAACCTCGACCGCCTCGGCGGCCTGGTGCATTCGCAGCGGCTGCTCACGGCACTGACCCAGAAGGGCTGCTCGCGCGAGGAGAGCTACAAGCTGGTCCAGCGCAACGCGATGCCGGTGTGGCGCGGCGAAGGCGACTTCCTGTCGCTGCTGAAGAAGGACCCGGACGTCAGGAAGTACATGACCGACGACGAGATCGAAGAGCAGTTCGACCTCGGCTATCACCACAAGCACGTCGACACCATCTTCAAGCGGGTGTTCGGCGAGAGCTGA